Genomic window (Manduca sexta isolate Smith_Timp_Sample1 chromosome 26, JHU_Msex_v1.0, whole genome shotgun sequence):
GGATTAGCATCTCCTACAAAATGTAtggagaaagtttttttttcaaatttcttACCATTAAAGTACTAAAACATCATGGTCCCATAATCTTTGGATCCTTACAAGCAGAAGGTTTGGTTGCCCATTTTcatgctgactgtacatatatttcaaaatctgTGAATTCAGTTGTtaatgtctttaaaaataaaggacaCTTAAGAAAGTTGTCTAATACTAACAGCGGTCAAGCTGGTTGCCCTTGCAACCCCATCTCAAAAACCCACTCTGTACGGgaaaaatttgcaaaatattttcattttaagtgACAACgtttatttgttacaataattGTCATCGCATATTAATTAAAGTTGAATGAGAGCACTTGCCTCGTAGTTCTTGATAAGGAGATGGCGACGGCGGTGCGCGTTCAGGTTGGATCTCGACACGCAGCGCAGCGTGCACATGTCGCAGCTGTACGGACGCTCGCCCGTATGCTTCCTACCACAATACAAGACATAATAAGAATATACCTGAAAGTCGAGGACAGACCGCTGTTCGCATAAACTACATAAgccaaataaagaaaaaatgatAACCCTATGCGAAAACAGGGTAAAAGCTTTTtatcatattgtttttatttagtatttaaatcgCATTATTATAGTATTCACTTTTACTTGATTTTTACCACATTTTTAGaacctaaaaaaaattcaccttgatttaaaatgataactaaatatttataagaagaattaaatatatttgcacaaaacaatattttgtataacattCAATCAATTCTTTCTACTATATTACAGGTATTcttgatttattaataacataatgttgcattaataaataaaaaaaaaattgtaaccaaaatatttttataatcagagGAGCAgcattatttgtttatacacttgtacaataaaaataacaattactgCAGTATAAAGAATTAACAAGCATTAAGACCTCAGGTGTACGGTGAGAGAAGATCGCTGCGCTGCCTGGAAGTCGCAGTGCGGGCACTTGTGCTGCTTGACGCCTGTGTGCGTCAGCATGTGCTTGTACAGATAGTCGTGCCGCGTGAACACTCGACCACACGTCTGCAAACACAGGATATGGCATATTGCATTTTATTGCCTCCACATAAGAGTTTTATACACTACAGACCAGAGACGCACATGAGGGCGTATCTGTCAGCCATAAGGTTTGAAGCTAGCAATTTGATACTAGGCGTCCTATATAGTTCAATTATATGCAGGTGGTCTTGCTTCAACACCTAAAATTTTGTCTGTTAGATATTTAAGATAATTACAGGTTGATAACAGGGAACTGTGAAGGTTTTTCGGTTCAATACCACCCTTCAAACATCTCTAGATCATGTAAATTGGATAGAATTTGAAGTCTTGTTTGTTATAGCCAATTTACTATTCACCGCATCACTGGTTTCtggtttataaatgaatttggAGTATCATGACTTACTTCACACACAAAGTTCTTCTTGACTTCATGTTCCACCATGTGTTTGGCGAGACTCTCATTAGTTTCAAATCGACTGTTGCACtttttacatttgaatatatCATCAGGTAGGTCGGTGCTCTGGTGCTGCAAATGGTACTGCATGTGCTTCTTATGCATGGTCCGGAAAGGCAGAAAACGCCCACAAACACCACATTTATACCCATCTTTCAATTCCTTGCAGAACTTTAATTCATGACAAGCTCGTGTCTTTTTAGATCTAAACCTCTTATCGCaaccaaaacattttaatgatgTTCCATTTTCCTCAACTCCATGGATATTTGCATTGTGCTCTGACAATTTCTCCACAGTCTCCAATTCTAAGCAACATACAGTGCAGAATGTTACTATTCTTTTGCCTTTGTTtacccttttttttttaattgtatcaGATAGTTCTGTCTTCTTTTTCATATAATTAGATTTCTTGTTGCTATTTCTTAATTGTGTCGCATCTGTAACTGATTGAatgtcatcaaatattttttctctgttttcaattattgtaaCTGGAGGTATTGATTCTGTTTTCTCCAACATTTCCATTTCATTGTCTTCACTGCAGAGTTCCAAATTGATATTTTCTAAATGTTCAATCTGTATTGCCATTGTGTCACCATCAGTTTCGCCTTGAATTACCTGTTGAAGTCTCGCGTCGGTCTCATGGCAAAACAacttaaattcataaaatcttTCAATTTCATCAATGCAGTTGCAACATATTTTGCTCACGTTACTGTTATGCGTAATATCAATGTctaaacaatacataattttgtCATAAAGTGGACTATTTACTTCAATTTTTGAATCTCTTGATATATCTCGACTGGCATCTAGACTCCAACATAATCTACAAACGTTATTGGcttgaaaatattcataattgtaCTGCACACTATCGAGGAGAATAGCTTTACGCGACATTCTTCACAAAAcactttttattcttttattatcaCTTTAATCTAAAAATACTTGTTGTTATAAAATGATATGACACTAACAAATCAATATTTACTTGTTTGACATAACTTCAGTGTTGACAGTTTATCACAAAATTCATGTAGGTATTCGATTCATTTCTTGTTATCGATAGCAATTAAAAATTAGTAGATCGGCGTAGGCGGTATATAACAGCAAAATAGGTTGAATGACAAGTATACAgcatatgcaaaaaaaataattatcaaaattattaccaACCAACTTTAGCCATTCGTGTCCCAAGCCAATGATCTTCCCTTTCATACTTGCCGGCGcccgtttcatattttttatttaggtatttttgtTGGCAATAACATAAGTATATACATTCTAGATTTTGGCCAGAACATGTGGTGCCTTCCTTAATTAAAATCTGGCGTCCAGGCCGACTGACCCTCCCCCCTTCTTCATCCCCTTAGATCTGTATTATTAATGTCCAGAAatgatttgtaaaatagttaattatgcAGTCTACCTACTTACGACATAACAAAGGTACATACCTTTATGATAAATTtaacaggtagctgaatgttatCGACGGCGCATTTCAGAATTaccttattttcaataaaaccacaaaatataagtataaatttaatGCTTAACAACATTcgcaaataaaatcattatccttaacaaatatatttaagctAGCCATTTTATACTATCTTGGTATAATGATTTCTATTCCTAACACGACTACCTGTTAACTAGTGGTGAGAAATCAGATAATTGTTTATACCAGCGATCATAACAAATAATATGATCATTACCACTCGAAACGACAACACACTCTGCCGGCCCAACTTTGTCGGTTAACGGCCGATTTCGCAGACGATCCCAATCTTATTCTTCGATTAAAtcccgaaaataaaccaatcaaaataagtattttataagtattttcaaaAACCCTTTATttgtgattggtccattttagtGATCGTACGAAAAACAGCGATTGGAAACGGTTAATAAAATCAGCGATAAGTTTTTGGTActtatcaataaattttcaCTTTATAGCAGCCTTATCATGTCCTATATTGATTCACGCAACTTAACATTTAATGCTCTGACaaaaaaaggttattttaaactaagtatttgaaaattcactaagaataacgacaattacttataaaaaaaactaacctgTCCTATTGAATTTACACCTATGTTACAGTTAACTGATCATTATCAGCGACAGTCGAAAGCCTTTCTAAcagtataaaacattttattttcataaaaataagatatacGCACTGCGTAAATATTATACACAGGTCACTAGGGAtacaatttttttcactaaattGCCTATGGCAGACTATTTGGACACAAATAATCGCAATCTCAACCTTCAATCCAAttccaagaatgaaccaatcaaaataagtcagtTTTAACATGTCAATAAATCTCTGTTcttattggtccattttcgctatagatcgaaaaaagcgattcaAGATCGTGAATTGAAAACGGCGCTAAGTCGCGTTTGACGCGCAACTTTTAAAATCTCGTGTGCTTACATGTTTGACACGGAAACTATATCAAACTTTACTTGTCCTACAACTTGCATTTAAACTGTTAtggctaaaaaaaaattaatgactatACCTTCGTCAACATAACCGAAGAGTGCCGAATATCTCAACTTATTTATGAAAACCACCACTGATAACGCATGAATGTTAACACCCGTATATGTGAAACATTGtggctattaaaatatttaattaacaatataaatttcatgCAACTTCGCCTGAATAACACAATCATGGTTGataataaatacgtataaagatataaaatgacGGTTGAAGACTAATTGACTTGAGCaacatttaaaatcagctttgttttcaatgtttttttaaacaagtcaaaaatttaaaaaaaaaattcgctcAAGTCAATTAGCCTATAAACCGCCAAAAATATTCCAGAGATGAATGGTTCAGTTACCAAAATAGTACTATAAGTCCAAATCTTCACAGTTATACTAGATTAGGtaagaaaaatgtttcaataaaaaaacgtaaagatgattttaacttttgaatttattccaCTTTTCTTGTGGCCGACTGTACGCAATTGAATCAACATTAACACAATAGAAATTGCAGCAAAACATGACAGCATTTATAGTCAGTTGGTAAATTATTCTGCACAAATTTCTACACATTAGTGATTAGATGTTTTGTACAATTTACCAAAATTCTGACTATGCCTGCATAAGAGTGAATAAAAAACTAGCTTACTAATTTTCTAGTGAAAGAAAAAGCAAATTGTAAAAGGAAAATACCATAATCTTTAACAAGTTTATTGCTGTCTTGAAATTTCATCCAGTTTATCATAGCAATGGGAAAATATAGTCCTCAGAGTACAGCAGcacagaaaatataaaataaggtcACATAAACATAGAGGGAACCTTGCAATCAACAAATAATGAGGTATTTTTAGGAACCCATAGATAACCTTCATAATTAATTCAGGCCTAGCCGCAAACCCAAATTTTTCAACTTTCATTCTGATCATCACTTATTCCATCAAAACATTTGATTAGTATCCTCATATTCGTAAAAAACCACTCACTTCCAGAGCTCAGTTATAATCTTATGAATATCTTTGAAACcaaagttaaaaattattatttaagttggCTTACACTGctccaaaatataattaatttgtagcgTGCTAATAATAAACATCGATCTCAGCTTCACTTTTAATAACCACATCCTCTCAATTAATTTCCACACTTAACATCTTATTGAGTCCTTAACTATTATAGTACAAAGTTTGAAACATTTTGTCAAAACTACTCCTCTTCTCTCTCTTGATGTTTgtccttcttcttctttttcttcttttctttACGGACTGAGGAATCATTACCTTCAGCTTCAGTCGTAGCTTGCGAACCTTCGCCGTCCGCTGTGTCCATGGGTGATTCACTTTCTGTTCTGTAAagttaatacaaaatgtttaatactttaaaataggcaaaaaaataaaaatcttcgtttgaaaggctaattgacttaagcaacattttGTAGCGCaactaagttaaaaaatatttaaaattagcactttcatctatgtttttttatacaagttaaGATTTCGAAAAAAGATGTTGATGATCTTTGTTATTTCTATAAAGGTCAAAATGGTATAATTTGAATGCAACAAAGGACTTAGTATCACAATGGCTATTTATTTGAACTTAAGactttattgtttatgtaaataaatatttatcaacaatGTTGATAAGGAGGGCAGTCATCTTAAGACCCTACTAATAGTGTTATATTAGAGTCAATGAAACtcacatatttattactagtaGTAACGAGTTAACAAAACATGATTTCTTGTAGGTTATGGTTTTTGATACCATGTAGATTAACAATGTTTTATCTCTACTGTCAGTCTTGTACAGATCTGTATCAAActacaatctaaattatattaataaacaaaaattcaaatcaatttTGACCAAAAgatactttaaaacaataaaatcaaatttatttttattaaaaacaaataggtactacagttattaacattttgaaataatcttATAGATATTATggtacaaaacattttacaaagtttgtttaagaatttatttaacttttcatAAAACTTTACTAAGcctatattactataaaaaacatataccGCCCACAATACAAATAAGATTTGAGCCATTTTGCTAATAAATTTTGACTATAATATGCAACGTCATATCACAGCatcaataacaaaacaatatcaaaacaaCTTACGGTGCTTCACTGTCGcgcttcttcttcttctttttcttttctgCTTTAACTTCTACAGAATTGTTGGCATCATCAGCATTTGCTGTGCTTGCCGTCCTCTTCCTGCTGCCTTCCTCCGCGGCCGCGTCACCATTCTCAGGTTCCACCTTTACTTTGTAGTCCTTGTATCCACTGAGCCACTCAGACGGAGTGTTCTCATTTGGTTTACCAAATTTATCCAGCTTTCCTTGGGATATGAGCATCTTCTTCTGTGCTGCTTTCGGTCCAAGACCCCACTTCCTAGGATAAGTGTCTCGCTCCATGATGACTCTCTTCAGTTTAGCTGCAACACCATGATCACATGACGCCATTGTTGATGTTGTCATTAGAGCAATAGCTAGAGCTACGGCTTCTCCTTTTGTTGTGACTATCACAATTTCTTGGTCTATTTCAATGCCATCCTCATATCGTAATATGCCAGGTAAGAGGACCTTGGCTCCGTAACACACTGCATTTACTGCACTATCTTTGATGAATATTCTCTTGTGAGCAATAAGTAAACCTTCTAAAGGTCTGATTACTCTGCGTAAATATGTTTCATCTTTGTGATTTTCAAATGTCCACTGTGCATCTAAGATATCATGCATAGTGACCATGCCTTCCTTCTCACCTTGGATACCAGAACGGACTCTTCTGAGCTCTATCATCTGGCCACCAACACCAAGCAACAATCCCAGATGCACACACATGGTACGGATGTATGAGCCAGCCTCACAACTCACCCAAAATACACCAATGTTACGTTCCTGATCAAAATCAAGCAGTTTGCTGTCATAGACTGTCCTTACACGGAGCTGCCGTTTCACGGCAGATATTAAAGGAGGGCGCTGGAACAGAGCTCCTCGTAATTTCTCCAGGCCTTGAGtgacttttttaatgttttccacGGGAGAATGTAAATTGAAGACTGCCACATACTCTTTACCTGCATTTTGTTGCGACTTGACCAGTCTGGTTGCGCGGTCTATGCAAACAATCAAACAACCTGTTACCTTGGGATCCAATGTGCCCGAGTGACCAGTTTTCTCTACTTTCAATATGCGTTTAATCCAAGAAACTACTTCGTGCGAGCTCGGGTTACTTGGTTTGTCGACGTTTATAAAGCCAGACTTGACGTATTCACCGATGGGGCGCTTTAGAGGCGAGTGGCCGAAGGGCAGAGGCGTGTAGTGATTAGTTCGCACATTGAGGCGGTCGAAATTTTTCAACAATAATGGCCAATAAGCCGTATCTAACTTGCCGACACTTTCTGAGGGCTCAATTTTAAAATCGTTCATCTTCTGAAATGTGCCCAATGTGACTCCATCcttgtttttcttctttttcttttctgAAAACACTTCGGCACCCGGTTGCAGTGCTTCCGTCATTTTTGGTAATTATCtacacaaatttatattataaacactgTTATAGTGCAGGGTAGTCTACTTAAAGATACAATACCCTGATCGGGGCACTATTTGTAAATGAAACGTGTTATAATTCGCACAAGGAGCTATTCCAAGCACGTGCGCGGTATGACGCTTTTTTTAAGGTTAGCTTCCAATATTTTGCGTTGGTTTTCGTCTTCGACCAGCCAGACGTCGCACCAGTGTTGCTAGTTGTCCACTTTGTGATATTGTCAAATTGATAACTGAAGTAATAATCCGCGAGAAATAATTATTGgactataatctatatatataatatatatcaataaaataagttattcttACAAAAAAAGGCATACAACATTTTCCCAACGTTTGAATTTTAGATTGTATGCGAAATCccatagaattttataatttcaatattgttcGGGAAGAGTGAATTGaatttggtttttctactcaattcCGGAGATCCTGGAATCTAAAATCTGTTCCCGACATGGTAATAgggtccccccccccccctgtcacatcatgcaacacatttacataataaaactcaaaatataaactGAGTTGAGATATTACTTACATAGAGCCGAATTTAGAGGAAGAATGTAGCGttcattgtttttttacgtCTTGGAATTATTGTACAAAAGAGCTCTAAATCTATTAATAATTCGTATTTGTTAGGGatatgtaaaatttcatttgTAGACCGCAGGCAAGAGGCGGCATAGGAACATTCGGAGtcgtattgtttttgttttcatgaAATAGATCCGCGAATGCACAATATGTGGCATATACCTAGAGAATGTATAAATTGAACGCTGCTGCATATCCTTTCAGGGATAGAGACATAATTTGTcttctttttaaaaatctgtGAAAATCggtatttggaataaatattgGCACATGTGAAATCTTCAAAACTAAGACATTTTTACCATTACTAGCCTCCTCAACCTTAAAGAATTTTCGATATGTGGCACGAAATCATatgtggcacgggtatttgcgtatttgtgcaaagtttgtttgaatgtttgcgTATTTCCTATTCAATGTCGGTTTTTCGACCACATatcaaagcgttcaaagttatagaGTTGCTTGAAGGACAAACGATTATacggaaacctaaaagtaaaagccataaaaattgaaatttggttaGTGTCTTTAACTGTGTTCAAATGCGTGTCAAAgtctttgtttaaatatttgtctgtgtatGGCGCCGGCATTAGCTCTGAACCCAATATACCCCCTCCATCTAATGCCTGCGACGTCTAAATCCCACCTAATTTTGGGCGAATGTTTGAATCTGACAACACTGTTCATAGTGACCAACATCATAAATTGGATATCGGATATGTGTACAAAACAATGAACAACAAGCTAATGCTAAACAGCCTAAATAATCGGAtacttcatataaaatattgaatttttttaggtatttatattctttttattctaaaaagtTTAGAACCGAGAATACTCAAATCCCGTCACACCGAGACATTTGTTAAACAACCTTCACAAAGACGTCATGCTAAtggttatagatatttttatttagtatcaaatacaaaatagaaaatatcCAAACTCATTTCACACCTATATGCCAACATTATTAAAAGAACTGTCATAACAAAGCCTGGAAATCGAATGCTAAGTGGAATTCAAGcacgctttatttattttacaattcattTACCGTGATATAGTATAATCGACAGAAACCTTTAACCATGGCAGGAGTTTTATTTGAGGACATTTTTAACGTGAAAGATATGGATCCGGAAGGAAAAAAGTTTGATCGTGTTAGCAGGTTGCATTGTGAATCAGAGTCTTTCAAGATGGACttgattttagatataaattccTGGATCTATCCTATGGAGTTGGGTGATAAATTTAGATTAGTGTTAGCCACAACTTTGAGGGAAAACGGCTACCCTGATGGTGGAGAATGGAACCCTTTAGAGACGGAAGGAAACCGCGCCGATAGCTTCGAATACGTTATGTCCGGCAAAGTTTATAGGTTAGTTTTACCATAACACAACAATTCATTATTAGAGTGAAGAAACATCTTAGTAAGCCGGCatgatactttatctggacagCATTATGCTTATCATGAAGTGCAGTGTAGTCACACTGCTGTGCCAGAAttagaaaaaacaatatatgGTCCACACACAACATTGCAGGAAACAGGGACCTATGCTGTTCATACATTCTAGTGGGCATAGTAATCCATGTTATTTCACTCTATGCTTGATAAATTCATAGTATGATCTGGTTATATAGACAGACTCCTTTAAATGCTGACATAGTTCAAATacctaaatgtaaattaaaataacttattaattacagcaataataattattcaaatgtttGCCACCAGAATTGAAATTATCTGTGTGGTATGACAGTGCTCTGAGGcgtgggttcaaatcccggtcTAGACAAAGTGGTATTTGGAGtctgcttagtatcagtcctgattataaaatttgtctttgatatggcgatagcctcattccctatcacatcatctAGTGGGACACACTTGTTGAGCAGTGGGGTCCTGTAATACCAGCGCTGCCTACTGTTTCTGGGATAATAGTGTGATGTATGTTTCCTTTTGAACATAgagactttttttattgttagtacTAAGGACTAGACTATTTAAACAAGAAATGTTAACAGTTTGTTATACATGATAAGTAGTTAGCTATACTTtgcgaattataattttattccatcATTGTAATCCAAATTATTACTCTTGCCAAAAAAACTTCCTGGCCATAATACAGTTAATTAAATGATTGCAGGATAGAAGGTGATGAGGCAGCAATGGAGCCAGCGTCGCGTCTCGCGGCCTACGTGTCGTTTGGTGGGCTGTTGATGCGGCTTCAGGGAGACGCCAACAACTTGCATGGCTTTGAAGTTGATCAGCATATGTACCTGCTCATGAAGAAACTTGCTTTCTAACTCCAATTTCTGTAAATTAAGTTTAATGGGAAgtgaaaattattgttatgaGAGGAACAAACaatttatgatatatataaatttcgGAAGAATGTTAATATTGCCAGAGTTTTGCTTTTAGCATGAATCAGTAAATTTGTTTCTAtatcttgtttttaaaaatgttactccAATATTTGTTGTACTTActgaaaatgtaaatatcaCATTATGTTGATAGTACCtaatgcaaatataaaatcaacaaaaaattcGTACATATTAAACTGCAAAACGCaatgcaatattatattatcattaagtATATGTTCCCGAAGACGGCGATATTTAGTTAAgtcttagaaataaaataacataagtattttctatagaaattttgttttattatcgataaatccaagtatataaaattaacaactccaaagataaaaaacatttatagcTTTGTGTTTGAtacagaaatagatatttatattatcgcCATCTAATAGCGAGAAGAAATACGTTGTCATGCTATTTTTGCTATTGCCCACTAGATGGCAATAAGTTGGCAATATTGAAACACCAGTGTACTTATTGTTCCATTGCAAGCttgtggtaaaaaaatatattttgcttataactgtattttaattattaaatattcaaatcgtatgtaataaatacatctcGCTCCCGCACTCCCatggtacataataatattaggtaatatatcaaatgtataatgtgatatattatcaaaaatcataattaaacattattatatttgcgtttgataaaaaaatattaaatcactaTGGTCCCGCGGGAACGTGGTATCGGTGTCCCCAATTTCCAGAGCAGGCGAAGTCCCGTGGATCTCTATAATAGCCACGCCACGCCCGTCGACATATTGTATTCAACGGAACAACTCCCACGAACACCGCTGTGATCATTGTTCGCCTTTTCGGTTGTAGGGGATATGGCGTGGAAAACAACGTATGGATTACTCTGTTTGAGCTGTAGACCTCCGGGGTATTCAGTAATAAAATACAGAGTGTAATACGTGATTATTTTAGGAGAGGGCGCAATATCTACCTAGTCCTATAGCCAGGtcaattaaaattgctttttggTCGGtgtaattattagtaaaaatggTTGATGAAAACTCTTACTGTTTGGAACGCGTGATCGGGTAAAATTCTGAGTTCATCTTcagattttacttatttgaatcCATATATCGAAATGTAGCAGTTCAGAAtgaagtaggtataataataactagGGCTATTATATACTAGCAGGACACTCGTCTATTCG
Coding sequences:
- the LOC115455128 gene encoding H/ACA ribonucleoprotein complex subunit 4; this encodes MTEALQPGAEVFSEKKKKKNKDGVTLGTFQKMNDFKIEPSESVGKLDTAYWPLLLKNFDRLNVRTNHYTPLPFGHSPLKRPIGEYVKSGFINVDKPSNPSSHEVVSWIKRILKVEKTGHSGTLDPKVTGCLIVCIDRATRLVKSQQNAGKEYVAVFNLHSPVENIKKVTQGLEKLRGALFQRPPLISAVKRQLRVRTVYDSKLLDFDQERNIGVFWVSCEAGSYIRTMCVHLGLLLGVGGQMIELRRVRSGIQGEKEGMVTMHDILDAQWTFENHKDETYLRRVIRPLEGLLIAHKRIFIKDSAVNAVCYGAKVLLPGILRYEDGIEIDQEIVIVTTKGEAVALAIALMTTSTMASCDHGVAAKLKRVIMERDTYPRKWGLGPKAAQKKMLISQGKLDKFGKPNENTPSEWLSGYKDYKVKVEPENGDAAAEEGSRKRTASTANADDANNSVEVKAEKKKKKKKRDSEAPTESESPMDTADGEGSQATTEAEGNDSSVRKEKKKKKKKDKHQEREEE
- the LOC115454483 gene encoding DNA-directed RNA polymerases I, II, and III subunit RPABC3 translates to MAGVLFEDIFNVKDMDPEGKKFDRVSRLHCESESFKMDLILDINSWIYPMELGDKFRLVLATTLRENGYPDGGEWNPLETEGNRADSFEYVMSGKVYRIEGDEAAMEPASRLAAYVSFGGLLMRLQGDANNLHGFEVDQHMYLLMKKLAF
- the LOC115452723 gene encoding zinc finger protein 2 homolog, whose protein sequence is MSRKAILLDSVQYNYEYFQANNVCRLCWSLDASRDISRDSKIEVNSPLYDKIMYCLDIDITHNSNVSKICCNCIDEIERFYEFKLFCHETDARLQQVIQGETDGDTMAIQIEHLENINLELCSEDNEMEMLEKTESIPPVTIIENREKIFDDIQSVTDATQLRNSNKKSNYMKKKTELSDTIKKKRVNKGKRIVTFCTVCCLELETVEKLSEHNANIHGVEENGTSLKCFGCDKRFRSKKTRACHELKFCKELKDGYKCGVCGRFLPFRTMHKKHMQYHLQHQSTDLPDDIFKCKKCNSRFETNESLAKHMVEHEVKKNFVCETCGRVFTRHDYLYKHMLTHTGVKQHKCPHCDFQAAQRSSLTVHLRKHTGERPYSCDMCTLRCVSRSNLNAHRRRHLLIKNYECSICNKKFGYKVSLEEHIASFHERIELHPCEHCGATYSRIRGLRRHLATKHGKRNKQEEEKITEVVVENVHNDQEKEPIIKNLRYELKEGDLLMIKNPDCEIFMS